Genomic segment of Drosophila ananassae strain 14024-0371.13 chromosome 2L, ASM1763931v2, whole genome shotgun sequence:
GTTTTTACATTTCTAACTCTATTTAAATTAATGAATTTAGAGCCACCTCTTTTCATTAAATCCGCTCCTGATGGCGGATGACTTTTGAGCGCCTCTCACttgctttaaaaaattaaaattttgaaactgTATCCGCTCTCTGGTGGCTCAGGTCCCAGGTAACTCAGGTCTTCCACTGTCTTCCAATGAGAAAGAGAGAGTCTTCGCAAGAGAGTCTCTCATCTTCACTAATCCCCTGGCTTGGAACTACAGGTAGTTGAAGCCATGCATTCGATTTCAATTCTACATacgtatgtacatatatgctACTACCTACTATCATTTTGGGAtctaaactgaaaactgaTGTTTTTACGACGAATTTTTGGAGGCAACACAGTTTCCACAAACTTTTTCCACATGGCATTGGGCAGAGCAATTGAAACGACCGCCAACGACCGCCACATTCTTGGGCAAGATTCAGAAGTTACCTCTAAGTTAGTTTCTGGCCAAATACCACGTTCAggccgccaccgccaccgccgacAGCGGAATTGCGCAAGCCATATTGGCGCAACCTTGGGCTACTCCAAAATGCCGAAAACTATCCACACAAGCGCACATTGGATACTCGGCTCGTGCAACACAAACTGaaattgaaacaaaacaaacactcCATTCCAAATCCGAAAGCACAAAATTCGGCAGTTTGAATGACAAAAAATGCATTAGATCGCGATTTGGGCTTATAGATTAGCCTGCTCCCAGGAGTCTATCTACAGTGGTTCCTCTCTAAGTTCAAAACGAATAGCCTCAATCAGTGGCTGAGATAATCTCGACTTTAAATACCATCCGAacatacattttttgaaattattagTAATTAGAAAACGCTTTTAATTGGGGCCAAGAAAGTTTCAGCCGTAGAATGGCTACCGCAGCCAGGGATTTAATGGCACGGCAGGGCAGCCAAGTGGAAACATTTACTTTGTAGTACACATAAGCTTATACTTATTGTCTTTTAGTAGCTagttatatttttactttgaGCCCAATCTCAgtgcccggcccggcccggcccggctaAGCAGCCGAAGTGGAGGCCAACTGCTTTTCGGCAGTTGCTGGTTCGAGTTGCGACATAGgagttgaaatttttgttaatatttctGTTACGTATTTATTCAACAAATTTGGTTCTTTGCAAGAGTCGTGGTTGTAAAGTTGGTCAAAAGAGATGCTACAAAATGTAcacataacatacatatgtatatatatatatatatatttatcgaTCTTAGCCGGGTGGCGGCATAAAACTAACACTTAACTGCTACACGAATATTTACATACATTTCGTAGGTAGAGATTAGAGATACATAATACAAATACGGATACACTGTACACAAGCTCAGAGTTCTCGGcaataatttaaaacaatgGAACATGATGGTGGGCATCAGGCAGGATCAATTCCGAGGGCTCTTCCGAGGACAACTCTCAGCCTGCCGGAATGCTGGTTCAATGCTGGTGTGATGTGAGTTTCGAATTAAATAcaggaaaagatacatttttttcttaaggGATTCGTACGCTTCCTCCTCTCATTCAATCTAAACGAAATAATAGATCTGTTAGCTCTAAACAATCCAAAGTCTCTGTGAATTTTCCTAACTGCTTGATGCTACAATTagctaaaaacaaaacaaagtaCAATAGAATCACGCAAAGGCTCAAGCTACTCCTGTAGCCTCCTAACCACGCTGCTTGCTGCTCCCACTGCTGCTGTGGCTATCCTCCGACGGTGGACGCACCCAGCCGCCATATCGGCGCTCCATTTCCCGCGCCACTGCCAGGCAGAGATGGTCCTGGCCGGGATTGGCCACCACTTGAATGCCCATGGGCAGGTTGCGCCTGTCCAGGCCGATCATGCAGTTCGTCACCGGCAGGCCGAGTGTATTGAAAATGGCCATGTACATGGGCTCGAGGAGCTTGTGGTAGATCTGGTAGTGCTGGTGCGCCGTGTTCGGGAATGTGGGGTAGATGAAGACGCCGTCGTTGCCCAGCATCTCCTTGAATTCAGTCTTGAGCGCATCTATGATGCTGGCCAGGTGCTTGTGGCGCGAGTTCGGTATGATCTTCATGAAGTTCTGCAGGTGGCCGAATATCACCGACGGCAGGATGCTGTCCGAGCAGCCAAAGAAGTACTTGACCGTCTCCTTGCAGACGGTCTTGGGCTGTTCGCCCTCCTCCGTCTTGTGGTAGATGGTCTCGATGTTCTTCATGGTCAGCATGGCCGACAGGGATATGTCCAGGGACCACTTCATCTTCCGGATGTTCACTCGCTTGGCATTGAAGTCGTTGGCCACCCGATTGATGGCCGCGTGCAGATCCCGGCTGAGCGGCCTCATCATGCCCGACGGCCCGTCGTTGTCCATGAAGAAGAACCGAATGCCATGGACACTGATCGCCCTATCCAGGGTTAGCTTCGGACCCGTGGGATCATTCATGCACTTGAGCAGCAGCGGCAGATCCTTGGCGTAGCGAGTCATGGGGGCGATGGTGAAGAAATCGCCCCACTTCGGGAAGTCGCTCGTCGGATGGTGGCCCTTGAAGGACACGGCATACGGCGTGGGCTTGTGTCCCCAGATCCCGCTAAACATGGCCGGAAGACGGGAAGAGCCGCCAATGTCCGACGTAAGGCCCAGCAGGGAGGCGCCACTAGCCAAGAGGGCTGCCTCACCGCCGGAGGAGCCGCCTGGTGTCCGCTTCAGATCATAGGGATTCTTTGTCTGCCCGGTGACATTGTTGTAGGTCTCCCAGAGCAGGCACAGCTCGGGGGTGTTGGAGACCAGTAAAATGATGCCGCCGCATCGCTTAATCTGCTCCACCACCGGCGCATCCGACTTGGCTATCTGTGGCGTTTTGAAGACTCGTCCCGCCTGGTTGGTCATTCCCTTGACGGCGATGCTCTCCTTGACGGTCACCGGTATGCCCAGCAGGGGAGTGTGCTCCTCCATCGACTCCACGCTGTTAATGCCCATGGCTATCACTTTATCGATTTCGCGCGCCTCCTCCAGCGCCTCCTCGAAGCGATCCTGCACGATGGCATTTATGAGGGGATTCACCTGCCGACACCGTTCTATGTAGGCCTCGACGACTTCTTCGCTTTTAATCTGCAAGTAGAAAGCAAAGTGAAAAGTGGATAAGTTTAAAAGTGCTTTCCCACACATGTTCCCGTTCCCAATCCCCATTCCCCATTACCCATTACCCATTCCCCAGCTGGGGCAATCAATTCCCGTCTATTCCGGCCCAGCGAAAGCAATTTgtgttaaattaaaatcaataaaacgGCAACTGCCAGCGATGCATTCATGACGCGTGCACTTTCGATCACCatgtcgtatgagtaatgtgAGGAAGAAGGGCGCAGGTCGAAGGGCAATGTGCGACCTGGGAGTTACACATCGAATTCGAATTGATTCACATGGCCAGAGATCTCGGAGTGGCAATTAAGCAGGTTCTGTGATTTAGTTCCGCGTTATAACTTGATCTAGCATTATTTTATAAGCATGCTTTGGAAGTAAACACTCAATTAAGTTTGTTGAAATGCCAGACTGATTTGTCGAAACAAATAATGAATGGGGGAATCCATCACACTACAATAATTGAATGGGTTGAGTCTAAGGCGGAAATATAATGAGTATTGAAATGAAACAATCGAACTCAGACAGCAATAAAGCGAAGAATGTGCTCAGTAATTAAATCGGAGGGCAGTTTTCTTTCTTTCGATGAAAATAGCTGGGTCCAAAGCCATAATAGGTGCTCTCTGAATTCGAATAATAGAGCGATTTAGAGATTCAGGCACGTATCCCTTGAAATTCTGGCACATGCAATTCTGATGGAGCGGAGAATACTTCAATTAAAAGTTCCCCATATACTTAAGCTAATTTAATTACGAAGCATTCACACTCAGTACGCCAAGTACCTGCAATTAAATTAGACCTAATGGGCTAATAGAGGGGTAGGGAGACCATGTAATTCATCCACTCCACATCCAACCACAAGCCTCACTTGAGTCCGACCTCTTGAACTTGATTTCAGAGCCAATCGACGGGGTAATCTGAGGCAAAAGACCTTCTATCTGGCGGGGGCTGGATAGTTGGAGAGCATCAATACATGCAAATTGCATCTGAATTGAGACATAAATTGCCTTACTTTGCCTTAATGCAGCCCCAGCGGACTATTAAAGCGCCAGCATATATCTAGATGCTTCATAATATATGTAAACTGTATATctgtataattaaaattaaggcTACTTGATTTTTTCAATGACTTCCAGTGTAATAATAAATCACAGGCAGGGGACTGGGACAGGTAAACAGCATTAAAGCAACATGCAACAATAACAGTGGCATAGAGAGGGGGGAAGAGAGTACTCAAAATCATCGACCGAAAAGTTTGCGACTCCGATTCCAATACAATACCACCAACATTCGATGTTTACAAAGTGGAAAAGATATTGTACCTCAACGTATGGATGTAGTTGCTGCTTGGATGTGGCTTGGACCCGTGGCTGCTGTTGTGGCACGAAGCACTCACTGACTTATGGATGTAGTATAAAGAAATCGCGACACACAGACACAGTTTCGCCAGAtctttatacatatatctttCGAACGAAGTAcgtgttgaaaaaaaaaaaaaagagtcaagAGCTTGaacagaaaaacaaaacaaaccaacgaaaacgaaaacgaaaacacGAGTTATACGACTCAAgtacaaacaaaaatttcagATGAGTAGGGTCTCTCATAGTATCTGGAATCTTCCTATCTGGGCCTCATCCCACTTGGAgcgttaattaattaaaattaaagacTGCAGAGCGAACCAATTAGGCGGCAGCAgtactttctttaaaaagacAACTACTATTGTCTAATGTTCCAGCTCGGCAGATAATTGCTACCGTTCTGATATAATCCCAATTACAAAATCATTACGCTTGGCTCGCCGTGAGGCAATGCTGCTTAACCCATGACAATGAAACAACACAGCCAGCAATTAAGAgagagggggggggggggggggggggggtaagAAACCTATAtaaaaaacacagaaaaataataattaaaataataatatttagcAGACACATACGCACCATAAGACAAAAGCATTAAAGAGCCCCACAAAAGAAATACTTAaatctaaaataataaaacatttgTACTTCGGACGGACGTGCACTAAAAATTCAACTACACAAGTACGAGTACGAGTGCGATGCAGCAAATGCGATTAAAAAAACCAACATATGATGACCTAAGGGATGTGGGGGCAATGCGATAAGGTCTGGCCACCGATGACCTCACACGATGTGGACCAACGAACGGAGATATCTCTTGCGTCCAATATATGTATCTTATGGATATGCGGAGATATAGATGGATATATGAATATaaaagacagacagacaagacaTAACGTCTAGGCCGCAGTTAAGAGCTTGTTTGAATAATGATTTTGCGAAATTTGTGCCCGCCCCATAAAAGTGCTTGGTTAATACTTGAGATGACTAACCCCGCTAATTTCTTCAATGTCTCGCCTCTATATCTCCTTGTTTTGGGCCCAATTGGCTTAAGTGCTCGCGACGACAGTagaaaccacaaaaaaaaaaaaataataaaatacatataataaaaaccaCCAAATTGATTTCGATACCATCTGGAGAAGTAGTACTCTGTCAAGGGTCATATAATGTttgttatgatttttattccaGTGACGCAGGTACTTGCATCGTCATTGAATTGAATAACGAAATCTGATATCCAAAGAACTGGTTTACATAAACTATTTTAACTTATGGAGttaaaaaaacgaaaagaTGATGTTAAAAGTCTAATAATTCTTTAATTAGAGTGACAAAAGTCTCTCCAGTTCCCCGAGTTTGTGGAAATGTTAGGGGCCAATGGCTTGGCTTGTGCCTCGGGTCGAAATTTTTAATGGGAAAAAAGCAATGTCTTTGTCTTTTTCACTTTCTGGCTCGGTTCAGTGGCAAAGGTCTCACATTGTCCGGCTCCTGACGACTCCGACACTATCTGCTAATGGACTGCCGATTGCCTCAAGTTTGCCACAATGTATCTAATGGATGTGGCAACAAAATTGTGGCAACAATCTGGCTATTGATTTGGCAAGATTTTGACCAGCCCGTTGCCGGGTTTGTTTC
This window contains:
- the LOC6499473 gene encoding fatty-acid amide hydrolase 2 isoform X4 — protein: MGINSVESMEEHTPLLGIPVTVKESIAVKGMTNQAGRVFKTPQIAKSDAPVVEQIKRCGGIILLVSNTPELCLLWETYNNVTGQTKNPYDLKRTPGGSSGGEAALLASGASLLGLTSDIGGSSRLPAMFSGIWGHKPTPYAVSFKGHHPTSDFPKWGDFFTIAPMTRYAKDLPLLLKCMNDPTGPKLTLDRAISVHGIRFFFMDNDGPSGMMRPLSRDLHAAINRVANDFNAKRVNIRKMKWSLDISLSAMLTMKNIETIYHKTEEGEQPKTVCKETVKYFFGCSDSILPSVIFGHLQNFMKIIPNSRHKHLASIIDALKTEFKEMLGNDGVFIYPTFPNTAHQHYQIYHKLLEPMYMAIFNTLGLPVTNCMIGLDRRNLPMGIQVVANPGQDHLCLAVAREMERRYGGWVRPPSEDSHSSSGSSKQRG
- the LOC6499473 gene encoding fatty-acid amide hydrolase 2 isoform X2 translates to MTSVLKLVWVWACFHLEELLLRILGYIMRRFLRSAMIVFSWFVVPYSRYTNIKVIRRKLPPIRSHLLEIPAVDLAKLIRTRKIKSEEVVEAYIERCRQVNPLINAIVQDRFEEALEEAREIDKVIAMGINSVESMEEHTPLLGIPVTVKESIAVKGMTNQAGRVFKTPQIAKSDAPVVEQIKRCGGIILLVSNTPELCLLWETYNNVTGQTKNPYDLKRTPGGSSGGEAALLASGASLLGLTSDIGGSSRLPAMFSGIWGHKPTPYAVSFKGHHPTSDFPKWGDFFTIAPMTRYAKDLPLLLKCMNDPTGPKLTLDRAISVHGIRFFFMDNDGPSGMMRPLSRDLHAAINRVANDFNAKRVNIRKMKWSLDISLSAMLTMKNIETIYHKTEEGEQPKTVCKETVKYFFGCSDSILPSVIFGHLQNFMKIIPNSRHKHLASIIDALKTEFKEMLGNDGVFIYPTFPNTAHQHYQIYHKLLEPMYMAIFNTLGLPVTNCMIGLDRRNLPMGIQVVANPGQDHLCLAVAREMERRYGGWVRPPSEDSHSSSGSSKQRG
- the LOC6499473 gene encoding fatty-acid amide hydrolase 2 isoform X3 — its product is MRRFLRSAMIVFSWFVVPYSRYTNIKVIRRKLPPIRSHLLEIPAVDLAKLIRTRKIKSEEVVEAYIERCRQVNPLINAIVQDRFEEALEEAREIDKVIAMGINSVESMEEHTPLLGIPVTVKESIAVKGMTNQAGRVFKTPQIAKSDAPVVEQIKRCGGIILLVSNTPELCLLWETYNNVTGQTKNPYDLKRTPGGSSGGEAALLASGASLLGLTSDIGGSSRLPAMFSGIWGHKPTPYAVSFKGHHPTSDFPKWGDFFTIAPMTRYAKDLPLLLKCMNDPTGPKLTLDRAISVHGIRFFFMDNDGPSGMMRPLSRDLHAAINRVANDFNAKRVNIRKMKWSLDISLSAMLTMKNIETIYHKTEEGEQPKTVCKETVKYFFGCSDSILPSVIFGHLQNFMKIIPNSRHKHLASIIDALKTEFKEMLGNDGVFIYPTFPNTAHQHYQIYHKLLEPMYMAIFNTLGLPVTNCMIGLDRRNLPMGIQVVANPGQDHLCLAVAREMERRYGGWVRPPSEDSHSSSGSSKQRG
- the LOC6499473 gene encoding fatty-acid amide hydrolase 2 isoform X1, producing MSFPRLFLFILPVTSVLKLVWVWACFHLEELLLRILGYIMRRFLRSAMIVFSWFVVPYSRYTNIKVIRRKLPPIRSHLLEIPAVDLAKLIRTRKIKSEEVVEAYIERCRQVNPLINAIVQDRFEEALEEAREIDKVIAMGINSVESMEEHTPLLGIPVTVKESIAVKGMTNQAGRVFKTPQIAKSDAPVVEQIKRCGGIILLVSNTPELCLLWETYNNVTGQTKNPYDLKRTPGGSSGGEAALLASGASLLGLTSDIGGSSRLPAMFSGIWGHKPTPYAVSFKGHHPTSDFPKWGDFFTIAPMTRYAKDLPLLLKCMNDPTGPKLTLDRAISVHGIRFFFMDNDGPSGMMRPLSRDLHAAINRVANDFNAKRVNIRKMKWSLDISLSAMLTMKNIETIYHKTEEGEQPKTVCKETVKYFFGCSDSILPSVIFGHLQNFMKIIPNSRHKHLASIIDALKTEFKEMLGNDGVFIYPTFPNTAHQHYQIYHKLLEPMYMAIFNTLGLPVTNCMIGLDRRNLPMGIQVVANPGQDHLCLAVAREMERRYGGWVRPPSEDSHSSSGSSKQRG